The following is a genomic window from Caproiciproducens sp. CPB-2.
CGGCGCGCAGTCCCTGACGCCCGACCAGTTTGACAAGGTGGCGGCGCATGTGAAGGCCGCCGCGAAAGCTTTTGGAAGAAAGGTGGATTCCCCCGCCGATCTTTGCTATAATAAAGTTTAAAAATACTGCGTACGGAGGGAAGCCTGTATGAACAAAAAAATCGTGATCGTCGGCCTGGGCCTGATCGGCGGTTCGCTCGCGAAAGCCTTTCAGAAATACAGCGAATGCACCGTCGCCGGAATCGACCGGGACCCCGGGGTCCTGAAAGCCGCGCTGGGCTGCGGCGCGATCGACAGGATCGGGGACGACGGGGATATCCGAAACGCCGACCTGCTCTACCTTTGCCTGTACCCGCAGGCCGGTATCGACTTTGTCGCTTCGCACGCCCATCTGATTCCGGCGTCGTGCCTCGTCACCGACACCTGCGGCATCAAGTCGGAAATCTGCAGGCACCTTCCGCTTCTGGCGGAGAAGCACGGCTTTTCCTTCGTGGGGGGGCACCCCATGGCGGGCAAGGAACAGAGCGGCTTCGCGGCAAGCGACGCCGACCTTTTTCTGGACGCCAGCTACCTGATCGTTCCGTGCGGCGCGCCGCAGCCCGCCGTCGATATGCTCAAGGCGGTCGCCGTGGAGCTTCATTTCGGCGGCACGGTGGTCACCACACCGGAGCACCACGACCAAATGATCGCGTTTACCAGCCAGCTTCCCCATGTGCTTGCCTGCGCCTATGTCATGAGCCCGCGGTGCCCGGAGCACAACGGCTTTTCCGCCGGAAGCTACCGGGACGTTTCCCGTGTCGCGAATATCAACGAGCGGCTTTGGGCGGAGCTTTTCATCGACAACCGGAAGGCGCTTGCCGACGAGCTGGATACGCTCATCACGAATATCACCGATATCAAAGAGGCGGTCGCGCAAGGCGACGCCGAAGCCCTGCGCGCGCTTCTGCGCAGGGGCAGACTGATCAAGGAAAGGCTTGGTGAATAATGGAACTGACGGTTCACACGTCCGGCGCCTACCGGATCATCATTGAGCGCGGCTGTATGGACGCGGCGGGCAAGCGCGCCGGGGAGCTTTTCAAACCCGGCGCCAAAGCGGTCGTCATCGGCGACAGCAACGTGATCCCGCTGTACGGAAAGCGCGTGCTGGATTCTCTGAAAGCCGCGGGCTTTTCCGCTTCCCCGTTCTCTTTTCCGGCGGGCGAGGAAAGCAAGCGCCTTTCCTCCATTGAAGCCATGTACGCCGAATGCGCGGCCCGGGGCCTTACCCGCAGCGACTTTATCGTCGCCCTGGGCGGCGGGGTAACGGGCGATATGGCGGGGTTCGCCGCGGCGACCTTTCTGCGCGGAATCCCGTTCATTCAGATACCGACCACCCTGTTGGCGCAGATCGATTCCTCCGTCGGCGGAAAAACCGGCGTGGACCTGCCGCAGGGCAAAAACCTGGTCGGAGCGTTCCACCAGCCCGGGCTGGTGCTGATTGACCCGGACACGCTCTCCACGCTTCCCCCGCGGTACTTTTCCGACGGGATGGCGGAGGCCATCAAATACGGCTGCATCAAAAGCCGGGTCCTGTTCGACAGGATTGCCGGGGAAGAGATTTCCCGGAAGATAGAAGAACTGATTTTCCGCTGTGTGGACATTAAGCGCGAGGTGGTCGAGCGGGACGAATTCGACACCGGCGAGCGCATGCTCCTGAACTTCGGCCACACCTTCGGCCACGCGCTGGAAAAGCTGTACGGCTTTAAAAAGCTTTCCCACGGGGAAGCGGTCGGAATCGGCATGGTGATGATGGCAAAATGCGGCGAAAACGCGGGGATTACAAAGGCCGGAACGGCTGATGAAATCATCGCCGTCCTGAAAAAATACAACCTGCCGGTAAAGGACGAAATGCCCGTAAACCGGATTTTGGAAGCTACCGCGCTGGACAAAAAGAGCAGCGGCGGCGGGATCAGCCTGATCATGCTGCGGGGAATCGGCGAAAGCTTTGCGGACCGGGTTTCCCGCGCCCGCCTTGCCGAGCTGGCCGGGGTGCTGTGATGGCAAATGTAACGATCTCCCCTTCCGTCCTGAACGGAAGCATCCTCGTGCCCCCCTCCAAAAGCGCGGCGCACCGCGCGGCGATCTGCTCCGCGCTGGCGGGCGGAGCCCCTCTTTTCGACGGGGAAGCGATCAGCAACGACATTACGGCGACCTGCCGCGCGATGCGGGCGATCTGCGGCGGCGGGGACCCCGTGCGGATCGACTGCGGGGAATCCGGATCCACCCTGCGCTTTCTGATTCCCGTCGCGGCGGCGCTGGGGCTGAACGCGGAATTTACCGGCGGCGGCCGCCTGCCGGAGCGTCCCATCGGCGTGTACCTGGACTGCCTGCCGCGGCACGGCGTTTCGTGCGGGACCCGCGGCGGGCTTCCGCTTTCCGTCAGCGGGCGGATAACCCCGGGCCGGTTCGTGCTGCCGGGAAACGTCAGCTCCCAGTTCATTACTGGCCTTCTGCTCGCGCTGCCGCTTCTGGACGGCGACAGCGAGCTGATACTCTCCTCCCCGCTGGAAAGTGCGGGATACGTGGATATGACGGTCGAAATCATGCGGGAATTCGGCGTAACGGCGGAGTCCGCCGAAAACGGCTGGAACATTGCGGGACGCCAAAAATACCGCCCATGCGCGTACCGGGTGGAGCGGGACTGGTCGCAGGCGGCGTTCTTTCTCGCCGCGGGTGCTTTGGGCGGCACCCTCCGTCTGGAGGGCCTGAACCGGGATTCCTGTCAGGGAGACCGCGCGGCGGAGCGGCTTTTCCGGGAATTCGGCGCAAAGGCGGAGTGGCACGGTTCCGTTTTGTCCGTCTCGCCAAACGAGCTGAAAGGCATGGAAATCGACGCGTCCCAGATTCCCGACCTTGTGCCGGTTCTGGCGGCGACCGCCGCGCTCTGCCGCGGACGCACGCGGATTTACAACGCGCGGCGGCTGAGGATCAAGGAAAGCGACCGCCTTTTCGCCATGGCCGACGGGCTGACCAAGCTGGGTGGAAGGGTTACGGAAACGGACGACGGACTGATCATCGACGGCGTCCCGATGCTGCACGGCGGCAAAGCGGAGGGCTTTAACGACCACCGCATTGTGATGGCCTTTTCCATTGCCGCGCTGAAAGCCGGCGGCAGCGTCACGGTCAGCGACGCGCAGAGCGTTCAGAAGAGCTATCCGGCCTTTTTTGAAGATTACAATCGGTTGGGAGGAAAAGCAAATGTCTTCCACATGGGGTGAAACGGTAAAAATATCCATCTTCGGCGAAAGCCACGGAAAAGCGATCGGAGTGGTGCTGGACGGCCTGCCCGCCGGGGAACCGATCGACTTCGACGCCGCAGCGCTGCAGATGAGCCGCCGCGCGCCGGGCAGGGATCCTACGAGCACGCCGCGAAAGGAAAGCGACCTGCCGCAGATCGTCAGCGGGATGCTCAACGGCACAACGACCGGCGCGCCGCTGTGCGCGCTGATTGAAAATACGAACACCCGGTCCGGGGACTACGACAACCTGAAGCTTGTTCCCCGTCCGGGACACGCGGATTTTCCCGCGCACCTGCGTTACGGCGGATACAACGACGCGCGCGGCGGCGGGCATTTTTCCGGGCGGCTGACGGCCCCCCTCGTCTTTGCGGGCGCGGTGTGCCGCCAGATTTTACAGCGCCGCGGCATTGTGATCGGCGCGCACGTTTTCTCAGTGAAGGACGTGACGGACGACCCGTTCGACCCCGTATATATTCCGGAGGACTTATTGTCTTCCTTATCCTCGGTATATTTTCCCGTTATCAATGAAAATGCAAAACAGAAGATGCGGGATACCATCGAGGCCGCCCGGCTTGCGCAAAACAGCGTGGGCGGCGTGGTCGAGTGCGCGGTGACCGGCCTTTCGGCGGGCGTCGGCGGCCCCCTGTTCGGGGGGATCGAGCCGGTGTTTTCCTCCTTCCTGTTCGGTATTCCGGCGGTCAAGGGCGTGGAGTTCGGCGCGGGCTTCGGCGCTTCGGCGCTTTTCGGCAGCGAAAACAACGACCCCTACTACTGTGACGGCGATAGAATTAAAACGAGAACCAACAACGCGGGCGGAATCCTGGGCGGGATTTCCACCGGGATGCCGGTCCTTTTCCGCGCGGCGTTCAAGCCGACGCCGTCGATCGCGATGGAACAGGACAGCGTGGACCTGACCGCAAAGGTGAATACAAAGCTCCGCGTGCACGGGCGGCACGATCCCTGCATCGTCCCGCGCGCGGTCCCCGTGGTGGAAGCCGCGGCGGCGGTCGCGCTGATGAACCTGATCAATCTGCATACCGGAGGAATGAAAGCATGACCCTTGAAGAAATCAGACAGGAAATAGACCGGATCGACCGTGAACTTCTTCCGCTTTTCGTCCGTCGGATGGATTGCGCGAAGCAGGTCGCCGCCGTCAAGCAGGAGCAGAAGCTTCCGGTGTTCAACGGCGGGCGCGAGCAGGAAATTCTGGACCGGATCGTGCGTCAGGCCGGGGAATACGGCGGCGAAGCGCGGCTCCTTTATTCCGGCATGATGGATATGAGCCGGGCGGTGCAGTACAACCTGCTCGGCGGCGGCGGAGAGCTGCGGGAAACCATCCGCAAAGCCGGCGCCGCGCCGGAAAAGGCGGAAAAAATCGCCTGCCTTGGGGAAAACGGTTCCTTTTCCCACGAGGCGCTCAGCCTGCTGTACCCCAAAGCGGCCCCCCAGTTTTACCAGGGCTTCGGCGGGATTTTTTCGGCCGTTGCCAGCGGGGACGCGGACCTTGGAATCCTGCCGGTAGAGAACTCCTCCGCCGGTTCGGTCAGCGAGGTTTACGACCTCATTCTGAAATACCGGTTCTATATTGTCAACGCGGCGACTCTGCACGTTCACCACTGCCTGGCGGCGGCTAAAAAAGTGGACGTCCGCACCATCGGCACGGTGTACTCCCACCCGCAGGCGCTGTCCCAGTGCTCGGAATACATCACCAGAAACGATCTGCGGCCCCTGCCGTGCTCCAACACGGCCACGGCCGCGCAGATGGTCGCGCAGCGGCAGGAGGCTGGGATCGCTGCCATCTGCTCCGAGCACGCGGCGAACGAATACAGGCTGCACATTCTGGAAAGGGATATCCAGAACAGCTCCAACAACTGCACGCGGTTTATCGTCATCAGCCGCAGCCTGTTTATCCCGGACCGCGCCCGGAAAATCAGCCTGTGCTTTTCGCTTCTCCACAAAACCGGCACGCTCTACAGCGTGCTCGCGCGCTTTGCGGCGCTCGGGCTGAACCTGACGAAAATAGAGAGCCGCCCGATTCAGGATAAAAACTTTGAATACGATTTTTATCTTGATTTTACCGGCAATGTGCGGGAAGACGCGACGCTGAATCTGATCTGTTCGCTTCACGACGAGCTTCCCCGTTTCTCCTTTTTGGGGAACTACACGGAAAACGAATAACCTTGCCGATAGAAAGAACCCGCCGGGCTTTTCAGTCCGGCGGGTTCTCTTTTTTGCTTTTTGTACGTCCGGCGCGCTTGCAGTACGGCGGATATTTTTTATGGCTTCGATGATGCTCGAGGCACTCGGCGCATTCCCCATGGCGCTCACAGTTGATCTTCGGACAGCTGCAGGTGTCCGTCCCGTTTTCCAGTAGCATGCTTATCTCCTTTTGGCCGCGAGGGCGACCCAGCCTTTTTCGGTTCTGCGACTGACGATTGTAAACTTTTTCTCCACCTCGTCCAGAACGTCCCGCTCGCGGGTGTCGATAATTCCGCTCATCAGATAAACCGTATCCGGATACAAAAACCGCTCGATGTCCTTTGTGAGCAGGATGATCACATCCGCGACGATGTTCGCGACGACAATGTTGTATTTTCCGCTGACCTTGTCGGTCAGGTCGCCGCAGATGCCGGTAAAGCGGTCGGCCACCCCGTTGATTTCGGCGTTCTGTTCGGCGGTCTTGACCGCGAGCGCGTCGATGTCCACACCGACGGCCTTCTTCGCGCCCAGAAGCAGGGCCGCGACGGAAAGGATGCCGCTTCCGCAGCCGACGTCCAACACCTCGCAGCCGGGCGTGACGGTTTCCTCCAGCAGCTCCATGCACAGGCGCGTCGTTTCGTGGGTGCCGGTGCCGAACGCCAGCCCCGGCTCCAGGTGGAGCACCTTGCGGTCCCCGGCATCGTATTCTTCTTCCCAGGTGGGGCGGATCAAAAGCTTTTTGCCCACCGGAATCGGCTTGAAATATTTTTTCCAGTTGTTGATCCAGTCCTCCTCCGCACAGTTCGCCGTGGTGATCGTATGCCGGATTCCCTCCGCGTTGTAGCGCTCGCTTAAAAAGGCGATGGCCTCCACGGGGTTTTCCTCCGGGCTGATATAGACGTGCACCTTTGCCTTTGAGCGGTCCTTTTTCAGCAGGTCCTCGTCGATCAGGTCGATGTGCGCGATTTCCTCCACCTCTTCGCACAGATGCGAATAATCCTCAATATAAATTCCGTACGGCACCACCATCTGGGCAATGTCGCCGGCCCTGTCGATCTCCTTTGCGTCCACTTCTGCCGTTACTTCCGTCCAGTCCATTGTTTCCTCCTGCTGTCTTATACTGTCAGACTGCGACAATTGTGCAAGCCAACGCAGAAAGCAGAATTGCACAGCAATTTTGCGGTTGCACAACTTTGTCGTCAGTCTGAGCCGGGGAAGCAAAGCTTTCCCGGCTGTTTCCTTTTCATTATAACCCAGGATTCTGAAAATTTATAGACTTATTTTGCAGGGCGCGCGAATACACTTGATTAATGAAGTTTATTAAAGGTGTTAATCGAATGAAAAAGCGCGTTTTTTACCTGAATGCGGTCATCCTGACCGCCAGCAGCGTCCTTCTGCGGCTGAGCAACATCTGGTTCCGGGTGTTCATCTGCTCAAAAATCGGCGCGTCCGGCATGGGACTGTATCAGCTGATCCTGTCGGTCTTTGTTCTGGGCATCACCCTGAGCACCTCGGGGGTGGGCCTTGCCGTCACGCGCCTTGTGGCGGAAGGGCGCGGCACCAGGGACAGCATCCGGCGCTGTGTCTGCTACGCGCTTGTTTTGAGCCTCCTGGCGGCGGGGGCGCTGTTTACCTGTGCGGATTTTATTTCCGTACATTTTATCGGCGACGCCGTCGCCGCAGCGCCGCTGCGGATTCTGGCGCCAAGCCTTCCCTTTATCGCGATATGCTCCTGCCTGAAAGGTTATTTCCTTGCCATCCGCAACACGATCGTTCCCGCGTGCGGCGAGTGGCTGGAGCAGTTTGTCACCATCGGCGCTTCCATTTTCCTGTTCACCAGGCTCGCCGCGCCGCTGGAGGCGCTGATGCTCGGCTCTACCATAGGCGAGGTCTTTTCCTGCGCGTATATCGTCGTGCTGTACCTTGTCTTCGCCGGCCGGCGCGGCCTTTCCAAAGCGAAAAGCAGCGGCGTTTTCCAAAGCGTCCTTCATATTGCGGCCCCGGTCCTGTTCGGCTCCTTTTTCCGCAGCCTGCTGAGCAGCACCGAAAACATTCTCATTCCCCGCGGGCTGAGAAAATACGGCGCCGGGGACAGCGGCGCGCTGGCGCAGTACGGGACCATGCAGGGCATGGTGATGCCGATTCTGTTTTTCCCTTCCGCCTTTCTCGCCGCCCTGTCCATGCTGCTGATTCCCGAAATGGCGGAGGCCAACGCGGGCGGAAAACGGGTGACGATTCAGAGGTCGGTTGAAAAGGCGATGCGCTTTACACTCACCTTTTCGTTTCTGATGACCTCGGTCCTCATCGTATTTGCGGACAGTATCGGAATGGCGTTTTATAAAAGCGCACAGGTGGGAAATATTCTGCGCATTATGGCGCCGATTCTTCCGCTGATGTACCTTGACAGCGTGGTGGACGGGATGCTCAAGGGCCTTGACCAGCAGCTGTATTCCCTCAAATACAATTTCAGCGACTCGGTGATGCGCGTCCTCCTGATCGCGGGGCTGGTGCCGATTTTCGGCATCCGGGCCTATATCGCCATCCTTTTTATGAGCGAGATTTACAACGCTTCCCTGAGCATCAACCGGCTGCTGAAGGTGACCGCCATAGAGGTGGATGTGGTAAGCTGGATTCTCACTCCGGCGGTTCTGGCCGCCCTATTGTATTATTTGCTTCTCTTGCTTCAGAAAGCGCCTTGTTTTGCAGTTTGACAAAATGGCTGTAAGCAGTTAAACTTATACCTATCCTGCAAAATGAGGGAGAAAAATGGATAATTTCTGGATCTTATTTCTCGTTTTTACCGTATACAGTTTCCTCGGCTGGCTGACTGAGAGTATTTTCTGTTCCGTCCCCGTCGGAAAATTCGTCAACCGCGGATTCCTGAACGGACCGTTCTGCCCGATTTACGGCGTAGGCGGCGTGGTCGTCGTGTCCGCCCTGACGCCCTTTAAGGACAATCTTGTCGTTCTTTATCTGGCCGGGGTCGTCATCACGACCCTGCTGGAATACGGGACAGGATTCGCCCTTGAAAAAATATTCCATACAAAATACTGGGACTATTCCACCCATCGATATCATTTTCAGGGCAGGATCTGCCTTGAAAATTCGCTGTTGTTCGGCGTGATGTGTGTGGTCGGCATCCTTTTGATCCACCCGACGCTCCTCGACCTGCTGGAATCCGTTCCCGAAACGGTTCTGCCTTGGGCAGCCGGTATTTTTGTGCTGTACTTTGTCTGTGACACCACTTTGTCCGTCTACACCACCTTCAAGCTGAACGGAAAGCTGGACGAAATGCAGCAGGTGCTGGATGAAATCAGAGAAAGGGCCGCGGCCTTTAAAGCGGATAAAATTGAAACCATGCAGTCCGCGCTGGCGTGCCTGATCGATGAGGAAACGAGAGCGGCTTATCAGAAAGCCCTGAGTGAGCTTTACGAAAAGAAGGATAAAATTGAAGCGGACATCAAGTGCCTTCAATGCCGCATTATCAGCGCGTTCCCAACTATGAAATCCATGCGTTCCAATGAATCCCTGCAGAGAATGAAAGAGATCATCCGGGAAAAGACGAAGAATATCCGCCGCGGATAAATCAAAGGGCCGCCGATGAATCGGCGGCCCTTTTTTTACCTCTCCGGGTTTCTTTTTATAAAATGTTTCACTGCAAAGACCAGCGCGATGACCGACCACATCGCCGTACAGGCCAGAGTAAGCGTTCCCCCGCTTCCGCCCGCTCCGGCGGAAAACTGATAGGAGTACCTTACAAGCCCGTATCCCGCGGCAATCACCGCAACGACAGCAGCCAAAATGATCACCGCGGCCGTTTTGGCGGTGACCCGCCGGGGCGTTTCCTTCGGGCCTACCAGCGCGTCGCCCCAGATGCAGCGGCAGATAAAATACGTGCACCCGGCCAGCAACAGAATAAAGGTGTTCATCGGGGGCTCCATCCACACAAAGCCCAGTCCGCCGATAAACGTATCCATGAGGATTAGGAACGATAACAGAACAAAAGACTGATAACCGTACCGGTAGCGTCTGTTTTGCTGCAATTCGTCAAATTCAATTTTTTTCATGATCGTCATCCTCCCAAAATAGCTGATCCAATGTTTTCCCCAAAACCCTGCATATGGCAATGCACAGGTTTACCGATGGATTATAATCGCCGTTTTCGATAGCATTTAAGGTCTGCCGTGTGACCCCGACCGCCTCCGCGACTTCCTTCTGCGACATATCCAGCGCGGCCCTTGCGGATTTCAGGCGAAGATTCTTGCCCAACCGAAATTCCTCCTTTGCACTTCCGATACACGCAGTATATCATATATTATGCATAATGTCAAATATATATTACATAATATCCAAAATTAATTGCTTTATGAGAGAGGCTCTCAGTTCACTGGATCCCTCCGGCTGTTTTGCTGTACGAAAAAAGGGCCTGCTGAAAAGCAGGTCCCTAAGTGATCGATTCGTCACGCGACGTCTTTTTGACTCCCTCTTTGAGAGAGGCCGGCACAACCAATTTTTTACTTCACCGCGACGACTTCGACTTCCACCAGCACATTCTTGGGAAGCTGCTTCACGGCGACGCAGGAACGCGCGGGTTTGCCTGTAAAGTATTTTCCATAGACAGCGTTGAAGGCGGAGAAATCGGCCATATCCGCCAAAAAGCAGGTGGTTTTTACCGCGTTTGTAAAATCGGCGCCCGCCGCCTTTAACACCGCGGCGATATTATGCATGACCTGTTCGGACTGCACGGTGATGTCGCCCTCGGCGATCTCCCCGGTCGCGGGAACGATCGGAATCTGCCCGCTGAGGTATACGGTATTGCCCGCCCCGATCGCCTGGGAATACGGGCCGATAGCGGCCGGTGCGTCTTTTGTTGAAATAACCTGACTCATGTTGTCATCCTCCATTTAATGAATTACATATTTTTGATATGGTATCCCGCATCGACAATCGCCCTGCGGATCTGCTCCAGATGCTCACGGTTTCTGGTCTCCATGCGGATGTGCAGGTAGCAGTCGTTGATGCCGGTATTCTCCCCGCCGCGGTCATGATGGACACTGACCACATTGGCGCCCAGATCGGCAATGATCGCGGAAACGTCCTTCAGCTGGCCCGGCTTATCGACCATGGCGATCACGAGGTCGCCCGATCGCCCGGCTTTCAGCAGGCCGCGGCTGATGACGCGGGACAGGATGGTCACGTCGATATTGCCGCCCGACAATAAGCATACCACTTTTTTACCCTTCACATCAACCTTATTGAACATGGCGGCCGCAACGGCCACCGCGCCCGCCCCCTCGGCAATCAGCTTCTGCTGCTCGATCAGCGTGAGAATCGCCGTGGCGATCTCGTCGTCCGTAACCGTGACCACCTCGTCGACATATTTGCTGCAGATGTCAAAGGTCGTGTCCCCCGGACATTTTACCGCGATTCCGTCCGCAAAGGTCGAAACGCATTTCAGGGCCTCCACCTGCTTGTCGGCGAGCGCCTGCACCATGCTGGGCGCGCCGCCGGCCTGTACGCCGTACACCTTGCAGTTGGGGTTCAGCGATTTGACGGCGTAGGCAACGCCGGAAATCAGCCCGCCGCCGCCGACCGGGACGATCACCGCGTCCACATCCGGCAGCTGACTCAGAATTTCCAGCCCGATGGTCCCCTGGCCGGCGATCACCTGCGCGTCGTCAAACGGATGGATAAAGGTCGCGCCGCTTTCCTCCCGCAGCTCACAGGCCTTCTGATACGCGTCGTCGTAGACTCCCTTGACCAGACAGACCTCGGCCCCGTAGCTTTTGGTCGCCTCCACCTTGGAAATCGGCGCGCTGTCCGGGATGCAGATCAGCGACCGGATCCCGTTTTTCGCGGCGGCAAGCGCCACTCCCTGCGCGTGGTTGCCGGCGGAGCAGGCGATCACGCCCCTTGCCTTTTCCTCCTCGGTCAGCTGAGATATTTTGTAGTATGCGCCGCGTACCTTAAACGA
Proteins encoded in this region:
- a CDS encoding putative ABC transporter permease codes for the protein MDNFWILFLVFTVYSFLGWLTESIFCSVPVGKFVNRGFLNGPFCPIYGVGGVVVVSALTPFKDNLVVLYLAGVVITTLLEYGTGFALEKIFHTKYWDYSTHRYHFQGRICLENSLLFGVMCVVGILLIHPTLLDLLESVPETVLPWAAGIFVLYFVCDTTLSVYTTFKLNGKLDEMQQVLDEIRERAAAFKADKIETMQSALACLIDEETRAAYQKALSELYEKKDKIEADIKCLQCRIISAFPTMKSMRSNESLQRMKEIIREKTKNIRRG
- a CDS encoding oligosaccharide flippase family protein, which gives rise to MKKRVFYLNAVILTASSVLLRLSNIWFRVFICSKIGASGMGLYQLILSVFVLGITLSTSGVGLAVTRLVAEGRGTRDSIRRCVCYALVLSLLAAGALFTCADFISVHFIGDAVAAAPLRILAPSLPFIAICSCLKGYFLAIRNTIVPACGEWLEQFVTIGASIFLFTRLAAPLEALMLGSTIGEVFSCAYIVVLYLVFAGRRGLSKAKSSGVFQSVLHIAAPVLFGSFFRSLLSSTENILIPRGLRKYGAGDSGALAQYGTMQGMVMPILFFPSAFLAALSMLLIPEMAEANAGGKRVTIQRSVEKAMRFTLTFSFLMTSVLIVFADSIGMAFYKSAQVGNILRIMAPILPLMYLDSVVDGMLKGLDQQLYSLKYNFSDSVMRVLLIAGLVPIFGIRAYIAILFMSEIYNASLSINRLLKVTAIEVDVVSWILTPAVLAALLYYLLLLLQKAPCFAV
- a CDS encoding prephenate dehydrogenase gives rise to the protein MNKKIVIVGLGLIGGSLAKAFQKYSECTVAGIDRDPGVLKAALGCGAIDRIGDDGDIRNADLLYLCLYPQAGIDFVASHAHLIPASCLVTDTCGIKSEICRHLPLLAEKHGFSFVGGHPMAGKEQSGFAASDADLFLDASYLIVPCGAPQPAVDMLKAVAVELHFGGTVVTTPEHHDQMIAFTSQLPHVLACAYVMSPRCPEHNGFSAGSYRDVSRVANINERLWAELFIDNRKALADELDTLITNITDIKEAVAQGDAEALRALLRRGRLIKERLGE
- the prmA gene encoding 50S ribosomal protein L11 methyltransferase, which codes for MDWTEVTAEVDAKEIDRAGDIAQMVVPYGIYIEDYSHLCEEVEEIAHIDLIDEDLLKKDRSKAKVHVYISPEENPVEAIAFLSERYNAEGIRHTITTANCAEEDWINNWKKYFKPIPVGKKLLIRPTWEEEYDAGDRKVLHLEPGLAFGTGTHETTRLCMELLEETVTPGCEVLDVGCGSGILSVAALLLGAKKAVGVDIDALAVKTAEQNAEINGVADRFTGICGDLTDKVSGKYNIVVANIVADVIILLTKDIERFLYPDTVYLMSGIIDTRERDVLDEVEKKFTIVSRRTEKGWVALAAKRR
- the aroC gene encoding chorismate synthase; this translates as MSSTWGETVKISIFGESHGKAIGVVLDGLPAGEPIDFDAAALQMSRRAPGRDPTSTPRKESDLPQIVSGMLNGTTTGAPLCALIENTNTRSGDYDNLKLVPRPGHADFPAHLRYGGYNDARGGGHFSGRLTAPLVFAGAVCRQILQRRGIVIGAHVFSVKDVTDDPFDPVYIPEDLLSSLSSVYFPVINENAKQKMRDTIEAARLAQNSVGGVVECAVTGLSAGVGGPLFGGIEPVFSSFLFGIPAVKGVEFGAGFGASALFGSENNDPYYCDGDRIKTRTNNAGGILGGISTGMPVLFRAAFKPTPSIAMEQDSVDLTAKVNTKLRVHGRHDPCIVPRAVPVVEAAAAVALMNLINLHTGGMKA
- a CDS encoding RidA family protein gives rise to the protein MSQVISTKDAPAAIGPYSQAIGAGNTVYLSGQIPIVPATGEIAEGDITVQSEQVMHNIAAVLKAAGADFTNAVKTTCFLADMADFSAFNAVYGKYFTGKPARSCVAVKQLPKNVLVEVEVVAVK
- the pheA gene encoding prephenate dehydratase, giving the protein MTLEEIRQEIDRIDRELLPLFVRRMDCAKQVAAVKQEQKLPVFNGGREQEILDRIVRQAGEYGGEARLLYSGMMDMSRAVQYNLLGGGGELRETIRKAGAAPEKAEKIACLGENGSFSHEALSLLYPKAAPQFYQGFGGIFSAVASGDADLGILPVENSSAGSVSEVYDLILKYRFYIVNAATLHVHHCLAAAKKVDVRTIGTVYSHPQALSQCSEYITRNDLRPLPCSNTATAAQMVAQRQEAGIAAICSEHAANEYRLHILERDIQNSSNNCTRFIVISRSLFIPDRARKISLCFSLLHKTGTLYSVLARFAALGLNLTKIESRPIQDKNFEYDFYLDFTGNVREDATLNLICSLHDELPRFSFLGNYTENE
- a CDS encoding helix-turn-helix transcriptional regulator, which encodes MGKNLRLKSARAALDMSQKEVAEAVGVTRQTLNAIENGDYNPSVNLCIAICRVLGKTLDQLFWEDDDHEKN
- the aroB gene encoding 3-dehydroquinate synthase is translated as MELTVHTSGAYRIIIERGCMDAAGKRAGELFKPGAKAVVIGDSNVIPLYGKRVLDSLKAAGFSASPFSFPAGEESKRLSSIEAMYAECAARGLTRSDFIVALGGGVTGDMAGFAAATFLRGIPFIQIPTTLLAQIDSSVGGKTGVDLPQGKNLVGAFHQPGLVLIDPDTLSTLPPRYFSDGMAEAIKYGCIKSRVLFDRIAGEEISRKIEELIFRCVDIKREVVERDEFDTGERMLLNFGHTFGHALEKLYGFKKLSHGEAVGIGMVMMAKCGENAGITKAGTADEIIAVLKKYNLPVKDEMPVNRILEATALDKKSSGGGISLIMLRGIGESFADRVSRARLAELAGVL
- the ilvA gene encoding threonine ammonia-lyase, with the translated sequence MLTLDQVYHAAYVLKGVIRETALIHAPLINPESQIYLKTENLQITGSFKVRGAYYKISQLTEEEKARGVIACSAGNHAQGVALAAAKNGIRSLICIPDSAPISKVEATKSYGAEVCLVKGVYDDAYQKACELREESGATFIHPFDDAQVIAGQGTIGLEILSQLPDVDAVIVPVGGGGLISGVAYAVKSLNPNCKVYGVQAGGAPSMVQALADKQVEALKCVSTFADGIAVKCPGDTTFDICSKYVDEVVTVTDDEIATAILTLIEQQKLIAEGAGAVAVAAAMFNKVDVKGKKVVCLLSGGNIDVTILSRVISRGLLKAGRSGDLVIAMVDKPGQLKDVSAIIADLGANVVSVHHDRGGENTGINDCYLHIRMETRNREHLEQIRRAIVDAGYHIKNM
- the aroA gene encoding 3-phosphoshikimate 1-carboxyvinyltransferase, yielding MANVTISPSVLNGSILVPPSKSAAHRAAICSALAGGAPLFDGEAISNDITATCRAMRAICGGGDPVRIDCGESGSTLRFLIPVAAALGLNAEFTGGGRLPERPIGVYLDCLPRHGVSCGTRGGLPLSVSGRITPGRFVLPGNVSSQFITGLLLALPLLDGDSELILSSPLESAGYVDMTVEIMREFGVTAESAENGWNIAGRQKYRPCAYRVERDWSQAAFFLAAGALGGTLRLEGLNRDSCQGDRAAERLFREFGAKAEWHGSVLSVSPNELKGMEIDASQIPDLVPVLAATAALCRGRTRIYNARRLRIKESDRLFAMADGLTKLGGRVTETDDGLIIDGVPMLHGGKAEGFNDHRIVMAFSIAALKAGGSVTVSDAQSVQKSYPAFFEDYNRLGGKANVFHMG